In the genome of Caenorhabditis elegans chromosome IV, the window TGTCTTCTTGTCCAAAGGCGAAAGCATCACAGGAAACGGCAAGAAGAACTGCTTCCTTTGGGTCGAGAACTCCACATGGTGGATCAACTCCAAGTCTCTTCATATTGGTGGTCTTGATACCGTATCCAATACGGCGAGCCGATGAGTTGATCACCTTGATGTGGTAGGTGTGTTTGTCGTCGTATGGGGCATTGAACACAATCTTGGTACCCGGCTGGGTTTGGATGTCTCCTGGTGGGACAGATTGGGCAGAATGGGCCATGGCGACTTGTTGAAGGAGTTATGAGAACTCGCAGTGAAGATTATGACAAAACCTTCTCAATTTATAGTAGCCTTCTTATCTCTGTCCTAGATCTGAAAGTTCATCCAAAAATAGGAGATCACGCgaatatataaaaatgttacattaattttttaaatgaactgTCAAAACAGGGCGCGTCagaaagattttcaaataatactTTGTTAACCTGATTTGTATACCAGAGCGCtagttggaaaataaatttgatttgattccAGTCcagtttttattcgaaaagtcaaatttcttccaatttggACAATTATGATGTAGTCATAAATCCTGTGAATCTTTTTTATGTAATTTTATGTAAAGattgattttaattgaattcctGGAACTATTAACTGAAATTATGTTATTTCAGCAAGGAAGTGGTCGATTTGTACAATAACAATAAAACgattcaataatttattcaaatcaatCAAAGAAGTTCAATCATCAATCTATCTTCTCCTTCGCATTTCTTTTCGAGAAATCCTTTGTCGATGCGCCACCCTCAACTTCCAGATCGATCACTTTACCATTACCAGGCTGCTCAATAGGACCCATATAAGGAGTTTCGGGATCCCAATCCAATGGATCAGCATCCTTGATCTTGTTAGCATTTGCATCATGCTGGACACAGAAGTAAATGAATTTGTAAGCAAGAACTGCGTAGTATCCAAGAGCAttcaaatactgaaaaaaattcctttttcgGGCACAAAAAGAGAAAGTCGTTCAGAATATTTGGTTTTGTACGGAGATTTTGTTGACCTTCAACTTGCAccactactactactactagaCACAAAAACATGAACACTCTGGATAATGTAAGgtgaagctttttttttttgttctttgttTTGGTGAAAATGGAGGACAAAAgctaatattttaattttttgaatctcaGTAATAATGTCTTTATGAAACAGACATTTTTACAAtcgacaaaaattcaattagcCTGGTATtgaatttcagtattttttccaaatattttctacCTGTGGAACTCATTGCAGTTTTATAGTGTTTCATTTTTACTGGTGTTCCGTTACTTACGAATTTATATGTTTTAattctatcaaattttttaaaaaacccccGAGTTTAATTTCACGtgttaaactatttttcagaaatgcgtTAATGTTCTACACGtatcaataattcaaaatataaaaaatcaatactttctGTACTGTAAAATTCTTATTATTACTCACAATGGATTACCAACAAGACGAATATGACGAACCGTTTCGGATTCATCTTAATTTGGATAATTTGACTGAggtttgtttcttttttcagtgaaacgTACTCATCAAGAATacgcaaaaaatattatttgattCAAGCAAAAGAAGAATAAAGTAGTTTTAAGAAACCACTTCACAAGAGCAGtcaataaaagtaaaaatagttatcacaaaatgtttctatatttttgttactgtttccctaaaaattaattattttcaggatgAGGCAAAAGCAAGATTCTCCTTGATTTACGATCAACATGCACAGACAATGAAGAGACGAGAAACAAATGATTACTTAAGACCAATTTGTATTGACGGAACGGATGTCTCCAATAAGTAAGCGAAGTAATTTTACTATTCAAgtgaaaactgaaactttatgactatttctaaatttcactgtttcacaatTCTCATgtaaaaaatggttttcagTAGTTCCTACTTTGTTTGTTTATCGAAGTAACCGCTCATAATTTCCAGATTAAACCACATCATTCGCAAGAATATGGACTTATTTCCGGTGGAtaagtcaattttcaatatgagGGCAATTACAATGGCATTGTGGTATTTTATTTCACGAGGACATGC includes:
- the Y59E9AR.7 gene encoding Major sperm protein (Confirmed by transcript evidence) — its product is MAHSAQSVPPGDIQTQPGTKIVFNAPYDDKHTYHIKVINSSARRIGYGIKTTNMKRLGVDPPCGVLDPKEAVLLAVSCDAFAFGQEDTNNDRITVEWTNTPDGAAKQFRREWFQGDGMVRRKNLPIEYNP